Proteins found in one Terriglobia bacterium genomic segment:
- a CDS encoding single-stranded DNA-binding protein — translation MDLAHIALRLRSDLRHQKFGPPIAWVYNPVEYSWPTHAEYLRRFGRGRREIVLVGMNPGPWGMVQTGVPFGDVEMVSNWLGITGRVGKPRSEHPRRPVEGFLCHRSEISGRRLWGWARDTYGTPGRFFARFFVMNYCPLCFFEADGTNRTPDRLPTGERASLFAACDDALRALTRCLRPRLVIGIGRFAESRARAALSGMPVVVAGALHPSGANPRASRDWGGQMNATLRALGATR, via the coding sequence GTGGATCTGGCTCACATTGCATTGCGGCTCCGCTCCGATTTGCGGCATCAGAAGTTCGGCCCGCCGATCGCCTGGGTCTATAACCCGGTCGAATACTCCTGGCCCACTCATGCCGAATACCTCCGCCGCTTTGGCCGGGGGCGGCGAGAAATCGTGCTCGTGGGCATGAATCCAGGCCCATGGGGCATGGTCCAGACCGGCGTTCCTTTTGGAGACGTGGAGATGGTAAGCAACTGGCTGGGGATTACGGGCCGTGTGGGCAAGCCCCGTTCCGAGCATCCACGGCGCCCGGTCGAGGGGTTTCTGTGCCATCGGAGTGAAATCAGCGGGCGCCGGCTCTGGGGCTGGGCGCGCGACACGTATGGCACCCCGGGCCGGTTTTTCGCGCGCTTCTTCGTCATGAACTACTGCCCCCTTTGCTTCTTTGAAGCCGACGGCACCAACCGCACGCCCGACCGGTTGCCAACGGGGGAGCGCGCATCGCTGTTTGCCGCATGTGATGATGCGTTGCGCGCACTCACCCGTTGCCTGAGGCCACGACTGGTGATCGGCATCGGCCGTTTTGCCGAAAGCCGGGCACGCGCAGCGCTGTCCGGCATGCCCGTTGTTGTCGCAGGTGCCCTGCACCCAAGCGGCGCCAATCCCCGCGCCAGCCGCGATTGGGGCGGCCAGATGAATGCTACGCTGAGGGCCCTCGGAGCCACAAGATAG
- a CDS encoding CBS domain-containing protein, translating to MKTVRQILQAKGYDVWGVDPDSTVYDALKLMAEKNVGALLVLRGGLLIGIFSERDYARKMILKGKHSKDTLVREVMTEKPICVVPGKTIEECMSLMTENHIRHLPVMEADALLGVISIGDVVKGIIVEQQGTISDLEDYITGRR from the coding sequence ATGAAGACTGTCCGCCAGATATTGCAGGCCAAAGGCTATGATGTATGGGGTGTTGACCCGGATTCCACGGTTTACGACGCCCTCAAGCTGATGGCGGAGAAGAACGTAGGGGCCCTGCTCGTCCTGCGCGGGGGGCTCCTGATCGGCATCTTCTCCGAGCGTGACTACGCCCGGAAAATGATTCTCAAAGGCAAACATTCGAAGGACACGCTCGTGCGCGAGGTCATGACCGAAAAACCGATCTGCGTAGTTCCGGGCAAAACAATCGAGGAATGCATGAGTTTGATGACGGAGAACCACATCCGGCATCTGCCCGTCATGGAAGCGGATGCGCTCCTCGGCGTAATATCCATCGGCGATGTGGTCAAGGGCATCATCGTCGAACAGCAGGGCACCATCAGCGATCTGGAGGATTACATTACGGGAAGAAGGTAG
- the lpdA gene encoding dihydrolipoyl dehydrogenase: MNDKDDSAQLAVIGAGPGGYAAAFLAADLGLKVTLIGEEENPGGVCLYWGCIPSKALLHAARVIADARQAARWGIQFAEPRLDVARLRSWKGDVVRKLTAGLGLLGRQREVRYIRGRASFLDGRTLKIEKHDGGEQQLAFEKAILATGSRPATLPGISLRSARLLDSTAALELNAIPKTMLVAGGGYIGLEIGSIYATLGTKVSLVEMTPGLLPGVDRDLVSILSKRIEGLFHSVMLDTKVVGMKEENGGIRAQLEGAGAGAADQMFESVLVAVGRKPNSEIAGLKNTRVELDARGFVKVDGQRRTADPNIYAIGDVAGEPLLAHKATHEGRTAAEVISGRKVAFEPRAIPAVVFTDPEVAWCGLTESRAKDEGLRVKVVRFPWGASGRAATLDRQDGVTKLILDAGNGQVLGMGIVGPGAGELIAEGVLAVEMGALASDVMLSIHPHPTLSETVMEAAEAFFGQSTHIYRPRKD; encoded by the coding sequence ATGAACGATAAGGATGATTCGGCGCAACTGGCAGTTATAGGGGCCGGTCCGGGAGGCTATGCGGCTGCGTTTCTGGCTGCCGATCTCGGACTCAAGGTCACTTTGATCGGCGAAGAGGAGAATCCCGGCGGGGTCTGCCTTTACTGGGGCTGCATTCCGTCAAAGGCGTTGCTTCATGCAGCAAGAGTGATCGCCGATGCGCGCCAGGCTGCGCGCTGGGGCATCCAGTTTGCCGAGCCCCGGCTGGACGTCGCCAGGCTGCGCTCCTGGAAAGGCGATGTGGTTCGCAAGTTGACCGCCGGTCTCGGCCTGCTCGGGAGGCAGCGCGAGGTCCGTTACATCAGGGGCCGCGCCTCGTTCCTGGACGGGCGCACATTGAAGATCGAGAAGCACGACGGGGGCGAACAGCAACTGGCTTTCGAGAAGGCGATCCTGGCGACCGGCTCACGACCCGCCACCCTTCCGGGCATCTCGCTCCGGAGCGCACGCCTGCTGGACTCGACCGCAGCCCTGGAACTCAACGCAATTCCCAAGACGATGCTGGTGGCGGGCGGCGGCTATATAGGCCTGGAGATAGGATCCATCTATGCCACCCTCGGGACGAAGGTTTCCCTGGTGGAAATGACGCCAGGGTTGCTCCCAGGCGTGGATCGCGACCTGGTATCCATTCTCTCGAAGCGGATCGAAGGCCTGTTTCACTCTGTCATGCTTGACACCAAGGTTGTAGGGATGAAGGAAGAGAACGGCGGCATTCGCGCGCAGCTGGAAGGCGCCGGAGCCGGGGCTGCAGACCAGATGTTCGAATCCGTTCTGGTCGCGGTCGGGCGCAAGCCCAACTCCGAGATCGCGGGATTGAAAAACACGCGCGTGGAACTGGACGCGCGCGGATTTGTGAAAGTGGATGGGCAGCGCCGCACCGCGGATCCCAACATCTATGCCATCGGAGATGTTGCCGGCGAACCGCTGTTGGCTCACAAGGCGACGCACGAAGGACGCACCGCAGCTGAAGTGATCTCGGGGCGCAAAGTTGCTTTCGAACCGCGGGCAATTCCGGCGGTTGTGTTCACGGATCCCGAAGTTGCCTGGTGCGGCCTCACTGAAAGCAGGGCCAAGGATGAGGGCCTGCGAGTCAAAGTGGTTCGCTTTCCCTGGGGCGCGTCGGGGAGAGCGGCGACCCTGGACCGTCAGGATGGCGTAACCAAACTGATACTCGACGCTGGGAACGGACAGGTTCTCGGCATGGGTATCGTCGGACCAGGCGCCGGAGAGTTGATCGCCGAGGGGGTGCTTGCGGTCGAGATGGGCGCCCTGGCTTCGGATGTGATGCTCAGCATTCATCCCCATCCGACTCTGTCGGAAACCGTTATGGAGGCTGCCGAGGCCTTCTTCGGCCAGAGCACGCACATCTATCGCCCCAGGAAAGACTGA
- a CDS encoding 2-oxo acid dehydrogenase subunit E2, protein MTVQFKLPELGEHVESADLIKILVSVGDRIAVDQPVLELETEKADFEVPATVSGIVKAIHVREGEKVKVGQVLLTVEEEVVNAVKTPVEEEAPVPEKTAPATPLGQAAEHLQQKSVKPLPEERAEVSAARPLVPASPTVRRLARELGVAIEQVPASGPAGRILADDVMAFAKRLITGTGGLRPAALPALPDFSRWGEIERRSMTGIRRKIAESLSYSWSSIPHVTNFESADITVLEQLRKRFAGEIEASGGKLTITSIAVKVIASALKVFPSFAASLDMEREQIIIKKYCHIGVAVDTDRGLIVPVIRDADKKNIRELSVELVQLAEKAKSKKITMEEMEGAVFTITNLGSIGGTHFAPIIHAPEVAILGISRARLEAVMVDGKFEPRLLLPLSLSYDHRLIDGADAARFLRWITQALEQPFMLPLEG, encoded by the coding sequence ATGACCGTCCAATTCAAGTTGCCGGAACTTGGCGAGCACGTTGAGTCAGCGGATCTGATCAAGATCTTGGTGTCCGTGGGGGACAGGATTGCAGTCGACCAGCCCGTTCTCGAGCTCGAGACCGAAAAAGCCGACTTTGAGGTGCCTGCCACGGTCAGCGGCATCGTCAAGGCGATCCATGTGCGCGAGGGCGAAAAGGTCAAGGTCGGGCAAGTTCTCCTTACGGTGGAAGAGGAGGTTGTGAACGCCGTCAAGACTCCCGTGGAGGAGGAAGCGCCGGTGCCGGAGAAAACCGCGCCGGCTACCCCTCTTGGACAGGCGGCTGAACACCTCCAGCAGAAGAGCGTGAAACCTCTCCCGGAGGAGCGGGCCGAGGTTTCGGCTGCACGCCCGCTCGTGCCTGCATCGCCTACGGTCCGCAGGCTGGCACGGGAGTTGGGCGTTGCCATAGAGCAGGTCCCCGCCTCCGGACCGGCGGGTCGTATCCTGGCCGATGATGTGATGGCTTTCGCCAAGCGGCTCATCACCGGCACGGGCGGGTTGCGCCCCGCCGCCTTGCCTGCACTCCCGGATTTCTCCCGATGGGGGGAAATCGAGCGCAGGTCAATGACCGGGATCCGGCGCAAGATTGCGGAGAGCTTGAGCTACTCCTGGTCCAGCATCCCTCACGTGACCAATTTTGAGAGTGCCGACATTACGGTTCTGGAACAGCTGCGCAAGCGCTTCGCCGGAGAAATTGAAGCGTCGGGAGGCAAACTGACCATCACTTCCATCGCCGTAAAAGTCATCGCCTCGGCGCTGAAGGTCTTCCCGAGTTTTGCGGCGAGCCTGGATATGGAAAGAGAACAGATCATAATCAAAAAGTACTGCCACATTGGCGTGGCGGTAGACACCGACCGGGGCCTGATCGTTCCCGTAATCCGGGATGCGGACAAAAAAAATATCCGGGAGCTGTCCGTAGAACTTGTACAGCTGGCGGAAAAGGCAAAAAGTAAGAAGATCACAATGGAGGAGATGGAAGGCGCTGTTTTCACCATCACCAACCTGGGAAGCATTGGCGGCACTCACTTCGCCCCGATCATTCATGCTCCCGAAGTCGCTATCCTGGGCATTTCGCGCGCTCGGCTTGAAGCTGTCATGGTAGATGGCAAATTCGAGCCGCGCCTCTTGCTGCCGCTATCGCTTTCCTATGACCACAGGTTGATTGATGGCGCCGACGCCGCCAGGTTCTTGCGCTGGATTACGCAGGCTCTGGAACAACCGTTCATGCTGCCGCTTGAAGGATAG